The genomic interval CACCATTACGTCCGTCATGTGTGCAGTAATATTGCCTATTGTTTCAGGACTTATATCCGGTATTTTCTGATCAGCCGTTTTACATCTGAACAGCGTTCCGGTGAGAATAATAAGAAGAAAGATTTTACTTTTCATTTTGAACTCAATTGATATGCTTTTATTTCCTGTTGATTGATCCCGAATAATAATTTATTACCAATTGGAAGCACACTTCTAACGTCTCCATTTAGTGCAAAACCGGATTGTAACTGGGGGATATAATCAAATTTTCCTTTGCCGTTTCCTTTCAGTAATACGCCATAATTTGCATCATATTTCCCAAATCTTAAACGTGCCTTACTCACATTGCCGCATATTAGTAAATCCTTATTTCCATCGTGGTCATAATCCAGCGGGGTAATGGTATAAGCTGGTGAAACCTGAACTTCCAGAGGTAATGATCTCTCAGTAAATTTACCATTGGCACCACTTTCAAAATAGGCCGTCTTGAAATAATTGGCTTTTAAAGATTTCGCTCCCTGCAATTCTTCCGGCGTAAATATTTCCTTAACTGTTGCTTCCGCATAACTTTTATAATCCTGAAAGCGCGTACGCATAATGCTCATCTGGTCCAGCAGTTCGTCCCGGGTGATATACGGATAACTTTTGCCGTGAATATAAAAACTCATGATCGGATCAATAGCTCCGTTGTCGTCAAAATCTTTATAAATTAATTCCGCCGGCTCTGCGTCACTTGCTTTGCATTGTGTATTCAGGCCCATATTTCCAACCACCAGATCCGGTTTTCCGTCTCCGTTTAAGTCATCCAGCAAAATTTTGTTCCACCATCCGGTATAGGATTTTGCAAAAAAATCTTTCGTTCTATTCAACAGTTTTCCATTGGTATTGATAAAAACAGTAATTGGCATCCATTCTCCGACAATGATCAGATCCGGTTTTTTATCGCCGTTCAAGTCCGTCCAGGCCGCATCCGTAACCATTCCTATCCTTTCTATTTCAGAAGAAACCTGCTTCGTCTGATTGCTAAATTTCCCTCTTCCGTCATTGATCAAAACATAACTTTCAGGTGTTTCAGGATAACGTCCCGGAATTACGCGTCCGCCTGCAAACAGATCAGGTTTTCCGTCTCCATTCATATCTGCTACACGTACACAGCTCACACTGGTCAGCATTTTGGGTAATGCATCTGTCTTTTTTGTAAAATTCCCCTTACCATCGTTGATATACAACCGGCTTTGCAAAAGCGGATCTTCGGGCAAAAATGCTGCATATCCACCACTCGCTACAAACAAGTCCGTAAAGCCATCTCCGTTCGCATCAAAAAATACAGCATCAGTATCGTCACTTTGTTTATCACTACCAAAAGCCAAAACAGGTTTTGTAGTAAATGAGCCTCCTTTTTGCTGAAAATACAGTTTCCCCGCTTCGCCAGAGCCACCACCGGTATAGACGTCTTCCAGCCCATCACCATTTACATCGGCCTTGGCCATGCACGGGCCTGAAAACGAAATTGGGTTGATCAGTAAAGGCTGACGTTTAAAATCATTGGTTCGAATTACCGGACTTTTAAAAGCAACAGGAGAATGTACGGATGTAAAAACAGGGGTGGGAATTTTAGTAAATGACTTCCCGGTTTTAGCATTTTTTTCAGATAATGCAAGTATCTGGTTTGTTTTCGGATTGAGTATCTTTTCTCTTTTTCCACTTTGCCAGATTATAACCAATGAATCAATAGCATTGTCCCTTCCCAATCCAAAATGTAAAACCGGTGATACACTGGATTGGTAACCGCGGGTTGGCATTTGTTCCAGATATTGCTGTTGTCCTTTATGATAAATCGTAATCCTTGCGCCTAAACCTAAGGTATTTTTACTATCTCCTTGTGTTTTGATCTTCAGGTAATTATTCTTTAAATATTTATCGCTTTCATTCTGATAAATAAAAGCAGGAATATTGATGTTGTTAACGACCAGATCCAGATCTCCGTCATTGTCCAGATCAGCATAAGCCGCACCTCCGCTGTTAGAAATCTGGCTCAAACCCCAATTTTCTGCTACATTATTAAAAGTCAGGTTCTTATTATTCTGAAATAAATAATTTTTCATATTGGAAGAGGGCATCTTATATACCAATTCCAGAACATCTTCTCTTTTCACCTGCCCTTCTTTTCTTTTTAAATGATCTCCCATGTATTTTACAAAATCCATATTCGTAAAATCACGCAGATTTCCATTGGTTACAAAAAGGTCTTTCCAGCCATCATTGTCATAATCAGCAAACAAAGGCGCCCAGCTCCAGTCCGTATTAGATACTCCTGCCAGCTGCCCGATTTCCGAAAAAGCAGGTTTCCCTTTACCCTTTACCCCTTCCCCTTTTGCCCCTTCATTCAATTGCAGCATGTTCCGCATATACTGATGCCTGAACCCTACTTTGACATTGAAATCAAATAGTTCATAATTATCCAGTCCAGCCAGTAATTTTTGTCTGCGGTTATCTTCCGGCAACATATCAAGGGTAAAAATATCAGGCAGTCCGTCGTTGTTAAAATCAGCAATATCATTGCCCATTGATGAGTGTGAAGTGTGGCCGATACCTGCGTCTGTTACGTCAGAGAAAGTACCGTTTTTGTTGTTGATATATAAAAAATCAGGAACCGAATAATCATTGGAAACGTACATGTCCGGCCATCCATCCTGATTGATATCAGCAATTCCTATCCCCAATCCGTAAGTTAACGGAGAACTGTGAATTCCCGACTTGATGGTTACATCAGTAAAAAACGGAGTTCCGTCTGATTTTAAATCATTACGAAATAACCTTACACCGCAAATCGGGTCATCTTTTTTAAGCAGATCAGCTGTGCTGGATTCGTCCAGTATGGGTAATGCTTTGGGATTATGATTTAACAAAAACATATCAAGATCGCCATCCCGGTCATAATCAAAAAATGCAGCCTGCGTACTGTTACTTGGCGCTGAGAGGCCATATTGTCCGGCCATTTCTTCGAATTGAGGAATCCCGTTATCGTTGTTTCCTTTATTGATAAAAAGCTGGTCTTTTAAACTTTCGGGAGAAACATTTCCTGAGTAACATACATAAATATCCAGTTTGCCATCGCCGTTTACATCCGCCATAGTTACGCCGGTTTTCCATGGTTTTTCCCTACCGCCAACACTTGAAACCGCTGTAATATCTTCAAAAACCATTTTTCCTTTATTCAGGTAAAGTTTGTTTGAAACCATATTACCTGTAAAATAAATGTCATCCAGCCCGTCACCGTTTAAATCACCGACCGCTACGCCACCTCCGTTATAAAAATATTCATACATCAGCACATTGGTATTCAGTCCTTCCGTTAATGTATTGGCAAAATCAACTTTGGTTTGTTCCGGCGTCAAAAGGGTAAACAGAGGCGTGTCTGTTTCAGGCTTTTCTTTTTCAGAAGTCGATGAATTCTGACAGCCAGTGAAAATAAAGGTTCCTGTAATAATCAGGCTCAAAAAATATTGAACGTTTATTCGTATCATATTTCGGACTTACGCAGGTATATATAATAGAAAAAAGAAACTATGCCTTCATGGAAGACATAGTTTCTTTAAAATTAATCATTATAAAAAGACAAACTAGTTATCGTAACCAGGATTTTGAAGTAATGATGCATTCCTGTTAATTTCATTACGGCTGAAAGGACGGAAATACATTTTATCCACCCATGTACGGTTTTCATGAGATTTTTCTTCAACAGGCGTGTAAGTATAATCGTAAACCGTTGTATCGAAATGATACGGTTCTTTCATAGACTTACCTGTTTTGAATTTACCAAGAACGTTAACATATTGTAATGGACGTCCAAGTGTTTCTTTTGCAATCATCCAGCGACGTGCATCATGATAACGCTGTTCTTCATAAGCCATTTCAATTCTTCTTTCGTGACGGTAAGCTTCTTTTAAAGCTGCACCAGTAGCTTTTGATGCAGGCATACCAGCACGGAAACGAATTTTGTTCAACCATGTAAGAGCAACTGCTTCCTGTCCTAATTCAATACTTGCTTCAATATAATTGAAAACAGCTTCAGTATATCTCAGGAAAGGCCACGGAATATTCTGACGGTCAGTATTTTCAACAAGATCCGGATTAGGATCAATAAATTTACGCATGTAATAACCGGTACGGCTTCCGTTCCAGTCTTCAATTGTACTCTGACGTGTATCTAATCCTTTACGGTTAAACA from Dyadobacter sp. NIV53 carries:
- a CDS encoding VCBS repeat-containing protein, which produces MIRINVQYFLSLIITGTFIFTGCQNSSTSEKEKPETDTPLFTLLTPEQTKVDFANTLTEGLNTNVLMYEYFYNGGGVAVGDLNGDGLDDIYFTGNMVSNKLYLNKGKMVFEDITAVSSVGGREKPWKTGVTMADVNGDGKLDIYVCYSGNVSPESLKDQLFINKGNNDNGIPQFEEMAGQYGLSAPSNSTQAAFFDYDRDGDLDMFLLNHNPKALPILDESSTADLLKKDDPICGVRLFRNDLKSDGTPFFTDVTIKSGIHSSPLTYGLGIGIADINQDGWPDMYVSNDYSVPDFLYINNKNGTFSDVTDAGIGHTSHSSMGNDIADFNNDGLPDIFTLDMLPEDNRRQKLLAGLDNYELFDFNVKVGFRHQYMRNMLQLNEGAKGEGVKGKGKPAFSEIGQLAGVSNTDWSWAPLFADYDNDGWKDLFVTNGNLRDFTNMDFVKYMGDHLKRKEGQVKREDVLELVYKMPSSNMKNYLFQNNKNLTFNNVAENWGLSQISNSGGAAYADLDNDGDLDLVVNNINIPAFIYQNESDKYLKNNYLKIKTQGDSKNTLGLGARITIYHKGQQQYLEQMPTRGYQSSVSPVLHFGLGRDNAIDSLVIIWQSGKREKILNPKTNQILALSEKNAKTGKSFTKIPTPVFTSVHSPVAFKSPVIRTNDFKRQPLLINPISFSGPCMAKADVNGDGLEDVYTGGGSGEAGKLYFQQKGGSFTTKPVLAFGSDKQSDDTDAVFFDANGDGFTDLFVASGGYAAFLPEDPLLQSRLYINDGKGNFTKKTDALPKMLTSVSCVRVADMNGDGKPDLFAGGRVIPGRYPETPESYVLINDGRGKFSNQTKQVSSEIERIGMVTDAAWTDLNGDKKPDLIIVGEWMPITVFINTNGKLLNRTKDFFAKSYTGWWNKILLDDLNGDGKPDLVVGNMGLNTQCKASDAEPAELIYKDFDDNGAIDPIMSFYIHGKSYPYITRDELLDQMSIMRTRFQDYKSYAEATVKEIFTPEELQGAKSLKANYFKTAYFESGANGKFTERSLPLEVQVSPAYTITPLDYDHDGNKDLLICGNVSKARLRFGKYDANYGVLLKGNGKGKFDYIPQLQSGFALNGDVRSVLPIGNKLLFGINQQEIKAYQLSSK